Proteins from a genomic interval of Merismopedia glauca CCAP 1448/3:
- a CDS encoding VOC family protein, whose protein sequence is MPIQKCLHTTLLVSDLAQAEYFYGETLGLEKAERNLNFPGVWYQVDGYQIHIIVHDGLPKRELISEKWGRNSHLAFSVTDIDALAEKLTTNGFICQKSASGRPALFTQDLDGNVIELAAASL, encoded by the coding sequence ATGCCGATTCAAAAGTGCCTGCATACCACCTTACTCGTCTCAGATCTAGCCCAAGCCGAATATTTCTACGGGGAGACGTTAGGCTTAGAAAAAGCGGAACGGAACCTAAATTTCCCTGGGGTGTGGTATCAAGTTGATGGGTATCAAATTCACATTATTGTTCATGATGGGCTACCCAAAAGAGAATTAATCTCCGAAAAATGGGGTAGAAATTCGCATCTAGCTTTCAGCGTCACAGATATAGACGCATTAGCTGAAAAACTAACTACCAACGGGTTTATCTGCCAAAAAAGCGCTTCTGGAAGACCTGCCCTTTTTACCCAAGATTTAGATGGAAACGTGATTGAACTCGCTGCTGCGTCTCTCTGA
- a CDS encoding recombinase family protein: MNSLLRLSDFMKVVAYSYTDPLWETPPDLAIWGWEVDRIYQDLGERQQLEELLRYCQLEPVNYLLVEKVAILGDSVQQVSDHLQYFQSLGVQVIGISETSPEAQEYQLLAQIQANYRSRQIRQGHARSRLQGAPPPGKAPYGYKRGKNSYILDRQAVPIIKDFFAQFLLYGSLRESVRYLAQKHHKQISPATGKRWLTNPVYRGHTAYRQGETILNTHPPILTKEEAAQIDRLLQRNSNLPPRSASAPRSLAGLVSCAQCQSPMRVSKSTSTTTSKEYLYLRPLRCKKQPKCQLISYESILQQTIIEICHSLPQAVANLSHHRPNMPPHLDYENLEQSLQSQIARQQEILGELTQLTAKGILDAETAQIRAYKLNTEIAKLQGKLASLPPVNLLLVAQAVSLPQFWLDLSEAERRFYFREFIRAIQIVPLKDEWEVRLLFIFG, encoded by the coding sequence TTGAACTCGCTGCTGCGTCTCTCTGACTTCATGAAAGTTGTCGCCTATAGTTACACAGATCCCCTTTGGGAAACCCCACCCGATCTAGCGATTTGGGGTTGGGAAGTTGATCGCATCTACCAAGATTTAGGAGAACGTCAGCAACTAGAAGAATTATTGCGATATTGTCAGCTTGAACCTGTAAATTACCTACTAGTAGAGAAAGTCGCCATCTTAGGAGATTCAGTTCAACAGGTGAGCGATCACCTCCAGTATTTCCAATCCTTGGGAGTTCAGGTGATTGGAATCTCAGAAACCTCACCAGAAGCCCAAGAATACCAGCTTTTAGCCCAAATCCAAGCCAATTACCGCAGTCGGCAAATCCGTCAAGGGCACGCCCGCAGCCGTTTGCAAGGTGCGCCACCCCCAGGAAAAGCCCCTTACGGCTATAAACGGGGGAAAAACAGTTACATTCTCGATCGCCAAGCCGTACCCATAATTAAAGACTTTTTCGCTCAGTTTTTACTTTACGGTTCCCTGCGAGAATCTGTCAGATATTTAGCCCAAAAGCATCACAAACAAATATCTCCAGCCACAGGGAAGCGCTGGCTCACCAATCCAGTCTATCGAGGACATACAGCCTATCGCCAGGGAGAAACCATCCTTAACACCCATCCCCCAATTTTAACGAAAGAAGAAGCTGCCCAAATCGACCGATTATTACAGCGAAATAGCAACTTACCGCCTCGTAGTGCCAGCGCCCCGCGATCGCTGGCTGGTTTAGTCTCCTGCGCCCAGTGTCAATCTCCCATGAGAGTGAGCAAATCCACATCAACAACCACCAGCAAAGAATACCTTTATCTTCGTCCCCTACGGTGTAAAAAACAGCCTAAATGCCAGTTAATTAGTTACGAAAGTATATTACAGCAAACTATTATCGAAATTTGTCACTCTTTACCCCAAGCAGTCGCTAATTTAAGCCATCACCGCCCAAATATGCCCCCTCATCTGGATTATGAGAATTTAGAACAATCCCTACAAAGCCAAATCGCTCGCCAACAAGAAATATTGGGCGAATTAACCCAACTTACAGCTAAAGGAATTTTAGATGCCGAAACGGCTCAAATCAGAGCCTATAAGCTAAATACTGAAATTGCTAAATTACAAGGAAAACTAGCCTCACTCCCCCCAGTAAATTTACTTCTAGTCGCTCAAGCCGTTTCCCTACCACAATTTTGGCTAGATTTATCAGAAGCGGAACGACGGTTTTACTTTCGAGAATTTATTAGGGCAATTCAGATTGTTCCCTTGAAAGATGAGTGGGAAGTTAGATTATTATTTATTTTCGGGTAA
- a CDS encoding P-II family nitrogen regulator has product MKKVEAIIRPFKLDEVKIALVNSGIVGMTVSEVRGFGRQKGQTERYRGSEYTVEFLQKLKVEIVVEDSQVDMVIDKIIAAARTGEIGDGKIFISPVEQVIRIRTGEKNIEAV; this is encoded by the coding sequence AGCTAGACGAAGTGAAAATTGCACTTGTGAATTCTGGAATTGTAGGCATGACAGTTTCTGAAGTCAGAGGTTTTGGTAGACAAAAAGGTCAGACAGAACGCTATCGTGGTTCTGAATATACCGTAGAGTTTCTCCAAAAACTCAAAGTCGAGATTGTGGTTGAAGATAGTCAAGTTGATATGGTCATAGATAAAATTATCGCTGCTGCCCGTACAGGTGAAATTGGCGATGGGAAAATTTTCATTAGTCCTGTTGAACAAGTAATTCGCATCCGTACTGGAGAGAAAAATATCGAAGCAGTATAA